TGTCCCGTCACGAACAAAACGTTCCACCACCATTTTCAAATCATATTTATCTCTTAAATCAATAATTTGTTGCATCGTTTCCGATTGATGGTGCAAGTCAAGAGCATGTTGATTGTCCCACGCATCCACTAATAAAATCGTCTCAGGATTTTCAAGCGATGAAAAATATTGATAACCCAAATTGCCAGGTTTACTACGAATTGTCTCTACAATACCTGTTTCTAACATTTCTTCAGCAAATTTACGTGCTAAACCATTATTGCCTGTATAATAAATATTAATATGTATTGTCAAATTAATCCCTCACTTTACGCTTATTCAATCGAGTAATGATAACATTTACTTGTCGCAATCTCGGATGCATATCTACTCCATTCATCCGATTTAAAACTTCGTCACCTATTCTTTGGTGATATCTGTGCTTCTTGCCTAAGCTTAATCATCCACGTAATGATTGTCAACCATTAACAAAAAACTCTACCGATTTAGAGTGATTCGTGATACACTTGATACAAATCGCAATCATTTTGGAGGTTACTATGCATTTTTTATATCTAATTCTAGCTTATCTCGTCGGTTCAATCCCTACTGGAGTATGGTATTCACGTTTTAAACATCATATTGATGTACGTGAATTAGGAAGTGGCAATAGCGGCGCTACCAATGTGGGACGCAACTTTGGTTTTAAAGCCGCACTTTTTGTGACTCTGGTTGATATTTTTAAGGGGATGCTCGTTGTGATGCTGGCAAAACATTTATTCCCTAACGAGCATTATCTAATAATGGGCACAGCCATCGCAGCTGTATTGGGGCATGCCTACCCTATCTATGCCAATTTTAAAGGGGGCAAGGTAGTCGCCACTTCTTTTGGTGTCGCTGCTGGTTTCAGTTTGCCTATAGCGTTTTTTGGAGCATTATTTTTATTTCTACTCATTTATTTAACCAGTACCATTAGTTTATCAGCTATGTCTAGTTTTACAGCAACTGCTCTGTACATTTATTTCACTCAAGACGATATTTACGGTTACGGATTTTTACTGATAGCAGTATTTTTGATGTATCGCCATCGCCCTAATGTCCACCGCTTATTGCAAGGCACTGAAAGTCGCATCAGTTTTGGTTTGCGCAATCCGAAAAAATAATCAAAGCATAAATGTTGAACGCTTTCTTTTTGTATGTTACGCTTTAATTATAGTAATTATAAAAATGCAAGCAAAGGTATAGCATCTGCATTCACTGACGAAGTTTTCCTAACTGTCAGCAGACATTTTTATAGCACTGCTCAGTGGGAGTAGAAGTAACCTTAGCAAGCAAAAAAAGAAGGAGTTATGTTGACATGAAATTTTCGCAAACTAAAGATTCACTCAATCAATTGGTAGCAGATTTAAGTCAAGCTTCAACTGCTATCCATCAAATTCATTGGTACTTACGTGGTGCAAATTTTATCACTTGGCATGAGCGTATGGACGACTACCGTAAGCGAATCGAAGCGCAATTAGATGAAGTAGCAGAACGACTCATTACCATTGACGGCGCTCCGTTTTCTACGTTAGAAGAGTTTGCTAAAGAAACGAAAATCGATAGCATTGATGGACGTTATAATCGTGATTTAAACGAACACATCTCACGTTTAATCGTGTTGTTTAGAACTTTGATTGAAGATTATCAACAAGTAATTGATGTTGCTGGAGAAGAAGATGATAACGTCAGCGAAGATATGGCGATTAGCTTCAAAGGCGAATTAGAAAAACTTGTCTGGATGTTGCAAGCAGAATTAGGTCATGCACCAGAAATTGACGCATAAATGTTTTTAGCACGGATTGGTTAGCCAATCCGTGCTTCTAACTTTATCTCATATACTATTCCCCAATCACATGATACCGTGCAAAAATGGGTTTTAATCCAAAATATAATACCG
The genomic region above belongs to Aerococcaceae bacterium zg-1292 and contains:
- a CDS encoding antibiotic biosynthesis monooxygenase, which translates into the protein MTIHINIYYTGNNGLARKFAEEMLETGIVETIRSKPGNLGYQYFSSLENPETILLVDAWDNQHALDLHHQSETMQQIIDLRDKYDLKMVVERFVRDGTNDSLDREYIRE
- a CDS encoding DNA starvation/stationary phase protection protein, with protein sequence MKFSQTKDSLNQLVADLSQASTAIHQIHWYLRGANFITWHERMDDYRKRIEAQLDEVAERLITIDGAPFSTLEEFAKETKIDSIDGRYNRDLNEHISRLIVLFRTLIEDYQQVIDVAGEEDDNVSEDMAISFKGELEKLVWMLQAELGHAPEIDA
- the plsY gene encoding glycerol-3-phosphate 1-O-acyltransferase PlsY, whose amino-acid sequence is MHFLYLILAYLVGSIPTGVWYSRFKHHIDVRELGSGNSGATNVGRNFGFKAALFVTLVDIFKGMLVVMLAKHLFPNEHYLIMGTAIAAVLGHAYPIYANFKGGKVVATSFGVAAGFSLPIAFFGALFLFLLIYLTSTISLSAMSSFTATALYIYFTQDDIYGYGFLLIAVFLMYRHRPNVHRLLQGTESRISFGLRNPKK